One region of Rhodohalobacter mucosus genomic DNA includes:
- a CDS encoding glucose-6-phosphate isomerase has translation MIKTDVDGARQFIDDEEYTKTYEMAENAFRQVEQASGPGNNWLGWRRILKEPNDAELERIERHAAEIRKNADIFIICGIGGSYTGAKAIIESLTSGFEGSGLEILYAGHHMGGRYLHDLMEYLKSPREDGEPKRVYLNVISKSGSTLETALAFRTIRAWMHEEYGDEAKNRIVATTGESGGVLNNIIEEEGYAKYVIPGDIGGRFSVLTPVGLLPVAVAGIDIQTLYYGAVAEYELTESDPGKILEYATIRYILHKNGYALDVIGSFEPEMMGFAAWTQQLLGESEGKEGKGLFPATASYSTDLHSIGQMIQQGQRNMLETLFVIEKPISDLKITSMSDNTDELGYLEGKTFHEINHSAQEGTVQAHLEGGVPVIRVILEKLNAQQIGRFIYFYELMTAVYVYMLDVNPFNQPGVENYKQAMYRLLGKKD, from the coding sequence ATGATTAAAACAGATGTTGACGGAGCCCGTCAATTTATAGATGATGAAGAGTACACAAAAACCTATGAAATGGCTGAAAATGCCTTTCGCCAGGTTGAGCAGGCAAGCGGTCCGGGTAATAACTGGCTGGGCTGGAGACGCATCCTGAAAGAGCCCAACGATGCGGAACTGGAACGGATAGAACGTCATGCGGCAGAGATCAGAAAAAATGCAGACATTTTTATTATCTGCGGCATAGGTGGGTCTTACACGGGAGCCAAGGCAATTATTGAATCGCTGACATCCGGTTTCGAGGGTAGCGGCCTGGAAATACTATACGCAGGCCATCATATGGGCGGAAGATACCTGCACGATCTGATGGAGTACCTGAAATCACCCCGTGAGGATGGAGAGCCAAAGAGAGTCTATCTTAATGTGATCTCCAAGTCGGGATCCACGCTTGAAACGGCACTTGCTTTCAGAACCATCCGGGCATGGATGCATGAAGAGTACGGTGATGAGGCGAAAAACCGCATTGTGGCTACCACCGGCGAATCCGGAGGTGTTCTGAATAATATTATTGAAGAGGAGGGGTATGCAAAGTATGTCATCCCGGGGGATATCGGCGGCCGCTTTTCTGTATTGACTCCCGTAGGACTGCTTCCGGTTGCCGTTGCAGGAATTGATATCCAAACCCTCTACTATGGTGCGGTTGCGGAATATGAGCTTACTGAATCCGACCCCGGCAAGATTCTGGAATACGCTACCATTCGTTACATACTCCATAAAAACGGGTATGCACTCGATGTAATCGGTTCGTTTGAACCTGAGATGATGGGATTTGCCGCCTGGACTCAGCAGCTGTTGGGCGAAAGTGAAGGAAAAGAGGGGAAAGGTCTGTTCCCGGCCACGGCAAGCTACTCAACCGATCTTCACAGCATAGGACAGATGATTCAGCAGGGACAAAGAAATATGCTTGAAACTCTCTTTGTGATCGAAAAACCGATTTCTGATTTGAAAATTACTTCAATGAGTGATAACACAGATGAGTTGGGGTACCTGGAAGGAAAAACATTTCATGAAATCAATCACAGTGCACAGGAAGGCACTGTGCAGGCTCACCTTGAAGGAGGTGTACCCGTAATCAGGGTGATACTCGAAAAACTGAATGCGCAGCAAATTGGCCGGTTCATCTATTTCTATGAACTGATGACGGCTGTTTATGTGTACATGCTCGATGTGAACCCCTTCAACCAGCCGGGAGTGGAAAACTATAAACAAGCCATGTACCGCTTACTTGGAAAAAAGGACTGA
- a CDS encoding deoxynucleoside kinase, which yields MSEIRPKKYIAVAGNIGAGKSSLTGLLAKNFGWKTYYESVDNNPYLTDFYDDMRRWSFNLQIYFLSSRFRHQKEIQTAAENLIQDRTIYEDVEIFAKNLHDMGLMSNRDFENYRSLFAEMVHYLQPPDLLIYLRADVPTLVRQIQRRGRNYENTIRIEYLERLNSLYEDWIDRYEHEKLIIDTDNLDFVNSEEDLGKVIGLVEQRLFGLFN from the coding sequence ATGAGTGAAATCAGACCTAAAAAATATATTGCGGTTGCCGGGAATATCGGTGCCGGAAAATCATCTCTTACCGGGTTGTTGGCAAAGAATTTTGGCTGGAAAACCTACTACGAGTCGGTAGATAACAATCCGTACCTCACTGATTTTTATGATGACATGCGGCGCTGGAGTTTTAACCTGCAAATTTACTTTTTGTCCAGCAGGTTTCGTCACCAGAAAGAAATTCAGACTGCAGCTGAAAATCTGATACAGGATCGCACGATTTATGAAGATGTTGAGATCTTCGCCAAGAACCTTCATGATATGGGACTGATGAGTAACAGAGACTTCGAGAACTACAGGAGTCTCTTTGCTGAAATGGTGCACTACCTGCAGCCGCCTGACCTGCTTATCTATCTAAGGGCCGATGTACCCACGCTGGTTCGGCAAATACAGCGAAGGGGAAGAAATTATGAGAATACGATCCGTATAGAATACCTGGAAAGGCTCAACAGTTTGTATGAAGACTGGATTGATCGCTATGAGCACGAAAAGCTGATTATTGACACCGATAACCTGGATTTTGTGAACAGTGAAGAGGACCTGGGCAAAGTAATCGGGCTGGTTGAACAGCGGTTGTTCGGACTCTTTAATTGA
- a CDS encoding YceD family protein: protein MKTSPLTFELQEIPDGKSTRNVSLDEDSLELDDDTSLLNADVHVEFFRTDLFIRVWFEVSADTTLICDRTLKPFTETVLGDYEVMFYPETPEEHETDKGKVKEIDAENLTISIDEEVRDTIMLQIPIRKLHPDLIDQDGKPVEFETQVFGKNVENEDGSDQPIDPRWEKLKKLKKSN from the coding sequence GTGAAAACATCACCATTAACATTTGAGCTTCAGGAAATTCCGGACGGAAAGAGTACGCGTAATGTGTCTCTGGATGAAGACAGTTTAGAGCTGGATGATGATACATCACTGCTCAATGCGGACGTTCATGTTGAGTTTTTCAGGACAGACCTTTTTATCAGGGTTTGGTTTGAGGTGAGTGCCGACACAACATTGATTTGTGATCGCACGCTGAAGCCATTTACTGAAACCGTTTTGGGGGATTATGAAGTGATGTTTTATCCCGAAACACCGGAAGAACACGAAACGGATAAAGGAAAAGTAAAGGAAATTGATGCTGAAAACCTCACCATTTCAATTGATGAGGAGGTGCGGGATACGATCATGCTTCAGATTCCGATCAGAAAATTGCATCCGGACCTGATTGATCAAGACGGTAAGCCTGTTGAGTTTGAAACACAGGTATTTGGCAAAAATGTTGAAAACGAAGACGGTAGTGACCAGCCGATTGACCCGCGCTGGGAAAAACTTAAGAAACTGAAGAAGTCAAACTAA
- the rpmF gene encoding 50S ribosomal protein L32: MAHPKRKTSKARRDKRRSHHKISDVVLTECTNCGAMHKYHHVCMECGYYRGRQVINVSN, from the coding sequence ATGGCGCATCCAAAACGAAAAACCTCCAAGGCACGCAGAGACAAACGACGGTCTCACCACAAAATTTCTGACGTGGTGCTCACCGAGTGTACAAACTGCGGTGCAATGCACAAGTATCATCATGTATGTATGGAGTGTGGCTATTACCGCGGAAGGCAGGTAATCAACGTTTCCAACTAA
- the plsX gene encoding phosphate acyltransferase PlsX yields the protein MMIAVDAVGGDHYPENPVAGAVLATGENPDIQILLVGPEDVVSEELLKHSYDSSRIHLLHAPQIIGMDESPSSAVKTKQSSSIAVGLAAHKQGKCSAFVSAGNTGALLAASTFILGKLEGVIRPTIVAPYPTIKGISLLIDAGANLEPKPEMILQFAKMGEIFCREIMGIENPTVGQLNVGEEAEKGTDLQKNSHKLLSQMKGYLGNIEGKDILFGKTDIYITDGFTGNVVLKFGESIPDALQQMLSLTMKSEAVQEEMQRQIYSILEKSLKTFNYEHVGGVPFLGVDGTSLVGHGGSSPVAIKNMIFSAAQCVEHKVNSKIISSLNN from the coding sequence ATGATGATTGCAGTTGATGCTGTAGGTGGGGATCATTATCCCGAAAATCCGGTAGCCGGGGCAGTTCTTGCCACCGGAGAAAACCCGGATATACAGATCCTGCTCGTCGGTCCTGAAGATGTGGTATCTGAGGAGCTGTTAAAACACTCCTATGATTCATCTCGCATCCATTTGCTTCATGCTCCCCAGATTATCGGCATGGACGAGTCTCCGTCATCTGCGGTTAAAACCAAGCAGTCATCCTCTATCGCCGTCGGGCTCGCCGCGCACAAGCAGGGCAAATGCTCCGCCTTTGTGAGTGCAGGAAACACTGGTGCTCTCCTGGCCGCTTCAACGTTTATTTTAGGAAAGCTTGAAGGCGTTATCCGTCCTACAATCGTTGCGCCCTATCCAACCATAAAGGGCATCAGCCTGTTAATTGATGCCGGCGCAAACCTTGAGCCCAAACCTGAAATGATTCTCCAGTTTGCCAAGATGGGCGAAATATTCTGCAGGGAAATTATGGGCATTGAGAACCCCACCGTCGGTCAGCTGAATGTTGGTGAAGAAGCTGAAAAGGGGACTGATTTGCAAAAAAATTCACACAAGCTGCTCAGTCAGATGAAGGGATACCTTGGAAATATTGAAGGCAAGGACATACTCTTCGGGAAAACCGATATCTATATCACCGACGGCTTTACAGGAAACGTAGTTCTCAAATTCGGTGAATCCATCCCGGATGCACTCCAGCAAATGCTCTCTCTTACCATGAAAAGTGAAGCCGTTCAGGAAGAGATGCAGAGACAAATTTATTCAATTTTGGAAAAAAGCCTCAAAACCTTCAATTATGAACATGTTGGAGGTGTTCCTTTTCTGGGTGTAGACGGTACCAGCCTTGTAGGTCACGGAGGCAGTTCTCCTGTTGCAATTAAAAATATGATATTCAGTGCTGCTCAGTGTGTTGAGCACAAGGTGAATAGTAAAATCATATCATCTCTTAATAACTAA
- a CDS encoding beta-ketoacyl-ACP synthase III encodes MTSNRAIITGVGRYLPDYVLTNEELEKYVDTNDEWIRSRTGISERRILKDPDKATSFMAAKAAEDALQDAGVQADEIDAIIVATVTPDYLFPATAGLVQRRIGASNAFAFDLSAACSGFLYALTTGGNMIESGRSKKVLVIGADKMSSIIDFTDRTTCILFGDAAGAVVLESGEEGGIVDYVHHTQGDEECMLYQPAGGSMNPASEETVRNKMHYIRQDGKAVFKKATEGMADVSLEIMKRNNLSADDVAWLVPHQANLRIIDATARRMGLDKEKVMINISHYGNTTAATIPLCLYDWKDQLKKGDNLVLSAFGGGLTWGAIYLQWTK; translated from the coding sequence ATGACTTCAAACCGAGCGATTATCACCGGGGTAGGGCGCTATTTGCCCGATTACGTGCTCACAAATGAAGAGCTTGAAAAGTACGTAGACACAAATGATGAATGGATCAGAAGCCGTACGGGTATTTCAGAGCGCAGAATACTGAAAGACCCTGATAAGGCAACTTCTTTTATGGCAGCTAAAGCCGCCGAAGATGCCCTTCAGGATGCAGGCGTTCAGGCTGATGAAATTGATGCAATTATTGTTGCAACCGTTACGCCCGATTATCTCTTTCCGGCTACTGCAGGCCTTGTTCAGCGGCGTATAGGTGCATCCAACGCGTTTGCATTCGACCTCTCTGCAGCCTGCTCCGGATTTTTATATGCACTCACCACCGGCGGCAATATGATTGAATCGGGACGCTCAAAGAAAGTGCTGGTTATCGGCGCAGACAAAATGAGTTCCATAATCGACTTCACCGATCGAACCACTTGTATTCTGTTTGGTGATGCTGCTGGCGCCGTCGTTTTGGAATCAGGTGAAGAGGGCGGAATTGTCGATTACGTTCACCACACCCAGGGAGACGAAGAGTGCATGCTATATCAGCCGGCGGGGGGAAGCATGAATCCTGCAAGTGAGGAGACCGTTCGGAATAAAATGCACTATATCAGGCAGGATGGAAAAGCCGTCTTCAAGAAAGCGACCGAAGGAATGGCGGATGTGTCGCTTGAAATTATGAAAAGAAACAACCTGAGTGCAGACGATGTGGCTTGGTTGGTACCTCACCAGGCCAATCTGCGAATAATAGACGCCACTGCACGCAGAATGGGCCTTGATAAAGAGAAGGTGATGATCAATATTTCACACTATGGAAATACTACCGCCGCAACGATTCCGCTCTGTTTGTATGACTGGAAAGACCAGCTGAAGAAAGGAGACAACCTGGTGCTTTCTGCTTTTGGCGGGGGACTGACCTGGGGCGCAATCTATCTTCAGTGGACAAAATAG
- the fabD gene encoding ACP S-malonyltransferase, which yields MNAFLFPGQGSQKVGMGKDHYDSNDLFRKLADKADSVLGYALTDIMFEGPQDKLMQTKNTQPAIFLHSVALFRTLNQQADMVAGHSLGEFSALVAAGVLTFDSGLELVALRGQLMQQAGDVDPGTMAAIIGMDDDTVDEICSEISDKTGKPVVPANYNCPGQLVISGDMDAVKEAVSLAKEKGCRIATLLPVSGAFHSPLMKPAYDVFADKLESVSFSEAEIPVYSNYTGKPSTDADVLKENVLEQLMSPVRWTSTIQNMKADGAERFVEVGPGKVLQGLVKRTLKNVEIEGYE from the coding sequence ATGAATGCATTTCTATTTCCGGGACAGGGTTCACAGAAAGTTGGGATGGGTAAGGATCATTATGACTCGAATGACCTGTTCAGAAAGCTTGCAGACAAGGCAGATTCGGTGCTTGGTTACGCACTTACCGATATCATGTTTGAAGGTCCTCAGGACAAACTGATGCAGACCAAAAACACGCAGCCCGCTATATTTTTGCATTCGGTTGCACTCTTCAGAACCCTGAATCAGCAAGCGGATATGGTGGCAGGTCACAGCCTGGGAGAATTTTCCGCACTTGTAGCAGCCGGTGTGCTAACGTTTGATTCCGGACTTGAATTGGTTGCACTCAGGGGCCAGCTTATGCAGCAGGCCGGAGATGTGGACCCAGGCACCATGGCTGCCATTATTGGTATGGACGATGATACGGTAGACGAAATTTGTTCTGAAATTTCCGATAAAACGGGCAAACCGGTCGTTCCGGCAAACTACAACTGCCCGGGGCAGCTGGTGATATCGGGTGATATGGATGCAGTAAAAGAAGCCGTTTCCCTCGCAAAGGAGAAAGGATGCAGAATTGCAACCCTTCTGCCCGTTAGCGGAGCCTTCCATTCACCGCTGATGAAACCTGCATATGATGTCTTCGCTGATAAACTCGAGTCCGTTTCATTCTCTGAGGCAGAAATCCCCGTGTACAGCAACTATACAGGAAAACCCTCAACGGATGCGGATGTGCTTAAGGAAAATGTGCTTGAACAGCTGATGAGTCCCGTAAGATGGACCTCAACAATTCAGAATATGAAAGCTGACGGAGCTGAACGGTTCGTGGAGGTGGGGCCGGGTAAGGTGCTTCAGGGATTGGTAAAAAGAACTCTGAAAAATGTCGAAATTGAAGGTTACGAATAG
- the fabG gene encoding 3-oxoacyl-[acyl-carrier-protein] reductase: MDLKGKNCLVTGGGRGIGRAIALQLAEYGANVAVTYSRSADAANETVTEIETLGARGMALQADATNFAKAEEVINTLTEEWGSIDVLVNNAGIAQDNLILRMSEENWDAVLDTNLKSVFNYCKAATKPMMRARGGSVINIGSVVGISGNAGQSNYAASKAGMIGFTKSYAKELASRNIRANVVAPGYILTEMTEKLSENVLEAIKTETPLGRAGNPDEVSNVVAFLASDLSSYITGEVIRVDGGMAM, from the coding sequence ATGGATTTGAAAGGAAAAAATTGTTTGGTTACGGGTGGCGGACGCGGTATAGGGAGGGCCATTGCACTACAACTTGCAGAGTATGGTGCCAATGTAGCAGTTACCTACTCACGTTCGGCAGATGCCGCAAACGAAACCGTTACTGAAATAGAAACGCTTGGAGCCAGGGGAATGGCTTTGCAGGCCGATGCAACCAACTTTGCCAAAGCCGAAGAGGTAATAAACACGTTGACGGAAGAGTGGGGGAGTATCGATGTGCTTGTAAATAATGCGGGCATTGCGCAAGACAACCTTATTCTCAGAATGAGTGAAGAAAACTGGGATGCGGTTCTGGATACCAATCTGAAAAGTGTGTTCAACTATTGCAAGGCTGCCACCAAACCGATGATGCGCGCACGCGGCGGATCGGTGATTAATATTGGTTCGGTTGTCGGAATCTCCGGAAATGCGGGTCAAAGCAACTATGCAGCATCCAAAGCCGGGATGATCGGATTTACAAAATCGTATGCCAAAGAGCTGGCAAGCAGGAATATCCGGGCCAACGTCGTTGCTCCGGGATATATACTTACAGAAATGACCGAAAAGCTGAGTGAAAACGTGTTGGAGGCCATTAAAACGGAAACACCGCTTGGCAGGGCCGGTAACCCTGATGAAGTGTCGAACGTGGTGGCGTTTTTGGCATCTGACCTGAGCTCTTATATTACAGGAGAAGTTATAAGGGTGGATGGCGGTATGGCTATGTAA
- a CDS encoding acyl carrier protein gives MSQDVEAKVKSIIVDKLGVDESEVTADANFTNDLGADSLDTVELIMEFEKEFDLSIPDEDAENIATVGDAVKYIQDKS, from the coding sequence ATGTCACAGGATGTTGAAGCAAAAGTAAAATCAATCATTGTTGATAAACTTGGAGTAGATGAATCAGAAGTTACAGCTGATGCAAACTTCACAAACGATCTGGGAGCCGACTCTCTTGACACCGTTGAACTGATTATGGAGTTCGAAAAAGAGTTCGACCTGAGCATTCCTGATGAAGACGCCGAAAACATTGCTACCGTAGGCGACGCAGTTAAGTATATTCAGGACAAATCGTAA
- the fabF gene encoding beta-ketoacyl-ACP synthase II, producing MTERRVVVTGVGAMTPVGKTAPEFWNGLISGESGVRPITHFETADYPTKFAGQIEDFDSGNYFDRKEARRLDPVTQYGLIVADETIQDSKIDLDTINKDRVAVLVGTGIGGMKTFYDQSISHHEHGPRGVNPFFIPMLIPDMPAGQISIRYGFRGANFCAVSACATGSHNIGLAYDSIRYGRSDMALCGGTEAPVWEIGIAGFSSMKALSKRNDEPEKASRPFDKDRDGFVLGEGASMMFLESLESAKARGARIYGEIVGYGFSADAYHITAPDPDGNGVILAFKSALEMAGIKPEDVDHINMHGTSTPLGDIAETNSIKKVFGDHAYKINLNSTKSMTGHMLGAAGAAESVATLLAVYHGMVPPTINYETPDPECDLNYTVNEAEVRDLTYAMNNAFGFGGHNTTIVFKKFED from the coding sequence ATGACTGAACGAAGAGTTGTTGTCACCGGTGTAGGTGCAATGACGCCCGTCGGGAAGACCGCTCCCGAATTCTGGAACGGTCTTATCTCCGGTGAAAGCGGCGTCAGGCCTATCACCCATTTCGAAACAGCAGACTACCCGACAAAGTTTGCCGGACAAATAGAAGATTTCGACTCCGGTAACTATTTTGACCGGAAGGAGGCCCGCAGGCTCGATCCGGTTACCCAGTACGGGTTGATTGTTGCTGACGAGACCATCCAAGACAGTAAGATCGATCTTGACACGATCAATAAGGATCGGGTTGCTGTTCTTGTTGGCACAGGTATCGGTGGCATGAAAACATTCTACGATCAGTCAATTTCACATCATGAGCATGGGCCGCGCGGTGTAAATCCATTCTTCATTCCCATGCTTATCCCGGATATGCCGGCCGGCCAGATCTCCATTCGCTATGGTTTTCGCGGAGCCAACTTCTGCGCAGTATCGGCCTGTGCAACCGGGTCTCATAATATCGGTCTTGCATACGACTCAATACGATATGGACGATCCGATATGGCTCTCTGCGGCGGCACGGAAGCACCGGTCTGGGAAATTGGTATCGCCGGTTTTTCATCCATGAAAGCTCTGTCAAAGCGCAATGATGAACCTGAAAAAGCATCCCGTCCCTTTGATAAGGACCGCGACGGGTTCGTTTTGGGTGAAGGTGCTTCGATGATGTTTCTGGAGTCACTCGAATCGGCAAAAGCAAGAGGAGCGCGAATCTACGGGGAAATCGTGGGTTACGGATTCTCTGCCGATGCATACCATATTACCGCTCCTGACCCTGATGGTAACGGGGTTATACTGGCATTTAAAAGTGCACTTGAAATGGCGGGTATAAAACCGGAAGATGTGGATCACATCAATATGCACGGAACATCGACCCCTTTGGGCGACATTGCCGAAACCAACTCCATCAAAAAGGTTTTTGGTGACCACGCATATAAGATCAATCTCAACAGCACCAAATCGATGACAGGGCATATGCTGGGTGCTGCAGGTGCGGCTGAATCGGTGGCTACACTGCTGGCCGTATATCACGGAATGGTTCCGCCAACCATCAACTATGAGACCCCCGACCCCGAATGTGACCTGAATTACACGGTGAATGAAGCAGAAGTCAGAGATCTGACATATGCAATGAATAATGCTTTTGGATTTGGCGGGCACAACACTACGATCGTGTTCAAAAAATTTGAAGACTAA
- the rnc gene encoding ribonuclease III, with protein MIGRLREWFRKHPAPEPDKPAVERLTLLRKNLGISIPDEDLHFFTKALRHRSIVDKSGYESHETYERLEFLGDAVLDLIVTEILFEKYPTENEGFLTKMRAKIVKGDTLHKLALSLELNKALEIGDRASGQGVELSKSVLADVYEAIIAAIYVSQGYEKTFLFVEQNLNSYLDLKKIETKVDNFKSVLMEYTQAEKMPLPEYRVISEEGPGHNKTFSVAVFVNNRKAGEGEGKSKKQAEQLAARDALAKLDLPH; from the coding sequence ATGATAGGCAGGCTGAGAGAATGGTTCAGGAAACACCCTGCTCCGGAACCGGATAAACCTGCTGTTGAACGGCTTACTCTGCTCAGAAAAAATCTGGGGATCTCGATACCCGATGAGGATCTTCATTTTTTCACCAAAGCACTCCGGCACCGGTCCATTGTCGATAAATCCGGATATGAGTCACACGAAACTTATGAAAGGCTTGAGTTTTTGGGGGATGCCGTTCTTGACCTGATCGTCACTGAAATCCTGTTTGAAAAATACCCCACCGAGAACGAAGGATTTCTGACAAAAATGAGAGCCAAGATAGTAAAGGGTGATACTCTTCATAAACTTGCTCTGAGCCTTGAGCTGAATAAAGCGCTTGAAATCGGAGACAGAGCCTCGGGACAGGGTGTGGAGCTCTCAAAAAGTGTTTTGGCCGATGTATATGAAGCCATCATTGCAGCAATCTATGTGAGCCAGGGTTATGAAAAAACATTCCTGTTTGTGGAGCAGAACCTGAACAGCTATCTCGATCTCAAAAAAATTGAGACCAAGGTTGATAATTTCAAAAGCGTACTGATGGAATACACGCAGGCTGAAAAGATGCCGCTGCCCGAATACAGAGTGATTTCGGAAGAGGGGCCGGGTCATAATAAAACGTTTTCGGTTGCCGTATTTGTGAATAACAGGAAAGCCGGCGAGGGTGAGGGTAAAAGCAAGAAACAGGCTGAACAGCTGGCTGCAAGGGACGCGTTGGCAAAACTGGATTTGCCGCATTAA
- the mgtE gene encoding magnesium transporter produces the protein MIAHLLKPEFDELIQKKDWIAIKESLDDVPAVDIAELLEDLEPEVAVVVFRLLKKSKAADVFTYLSSGKGLELLEVFSRRQLSDVMNNLEPDERVALMEELPGHLTQKVFTSMDSDNLAQVRRLLGYPPESVGRLMTTNYVKIRSDWTVSKSFEHIRKYGRTAETVNVIYVVNEQEQLIDDLRLNQLILASPESHIEDIMDESFEALSAFDDQEEAVKMLSKYDRVALPVVDSGGVLVGIVTVDDVLDVAEEETTEDMQLMAGMSALDDYYSQTNITEMVRKRSGWLILLFLGQMLTVSAMAGYEDTLAAAAVLALFIPMIISSGGNSGSQAATLIIRALSTDDIRLKDWMMVLRRELFSGMLLGTILGVMGTVVISTWMVFRGEPFTTAVFLQALTVGMSLVGVVIFGNLSGSMLPFIMSKVGLDPAVTSAPFVATLVDVTGILIYFSIAVALLSGVVL, from the coding sequence ATGATCGCACATTTATTAAAACCGGAATTTGATGAACTGATCCAGAAAAAAGACTGGATTGCCATCAAGGAGTCGCTCGACGACGTACCGGCTGTGGATATTGCAGAACTTCTTGAAGACCTTGAGCCTGAAGTGGCTGTGGTTGTATTCAGGTTGCTGAAAAAAAGCAAGGCAGCAGATGTATTTACCTATCTGAGTTCCGGGAAGGGGCTGGAACTGCTGGAGGTGTTCAGCCGGCGTCAGCTCAGTGACGTCATGAACAATCTGGAGCCCGATGAGCGTGTTGCGCTGATGGAAGAGCTTCCGGGACACCTTACCCAGAAGGTTTTTACCTCAATGGATTCGGATAACCTCGCCCAGGTTCGCAGATTGCTTGGCTATCCGCCCGAGTCGGTCGGCCGGCTCATGACTACCAACTATGTGAAAATTCGCAGTGACTGGACCGTAAGCAAAAGCTTTGAACATATCCGAAAATACGGTCGTACCGCTGAAACGGTAAACGTGATTTACGTTGTAAATGAACAGGAACAGCTTATTGATGACCTTCGCCTGAATCAGCTGATTCTGGCCAGTCCTGAATCTCACATAGAAGACATTATGGATGAGTCGTTCGAGGCGCTGAGCGCTTTCGACGATCAGGAAGAGGCCGTGAAAATGCTCAGTAAATACGATCGCGTAGCACTGCCGGTAGTTGATTCGGGGGGCGTACTGGTCGGCATTGTAACCGTGGATGACGTTCTGGACGTTGCGGAGGAGGAAACCACGGAAGATATGCAGCTGATGGCCGGTATGAGCGCCCTGGATGATTATTACTCACAGACCAACATTACCGAAATGGTTCGCAAGCGTTCGGGCTGGCTGATTCTTCTCTTTCTGGGCCAGATGTTAACCGTATCGGCAATGGCCGGATACGAAGACACTCTTGCAGCGGCAGCGGTTCTGGCTCTCTTTATCCCAATGATTATATCCAGCGGCGGAAATTCGGGTTCCCAGGCGGCCACGCTGATTATACGGGCACTGTCTACGGATGACATCAGGCTTAAAGACTGGATGATGGTTTTGAGAAGGGAGCTGTTCTCGGGGATGCTCTTAGGTACCATTCTGGGCGTTATGGGTACTGTCGTAATCAGCACCTGGATGGTATTCAGGGGAGAGCCATTTACAACGGCGGTGTTTCTTCAGGCGCTTACCGTTGGTATGAGTCTGGTTGGTGTGGTTATATTTGGAAATCTGAGCGGTTCGATGCTTCCGTTCATCATGTCGAAAGTGGGCCTTGACCCTGCAGTTACCTCGGCACCATTCGTAGCCACGCTCGTTGATGTAACAGGAATCCTAATTTACTTTTCAATTGCCGTTGCACTGCTTAGCGGTGTTGTGCTGTAA